The Equus asinus isolate D_3611 breed Donkey chromosome 22, EquAss-T2T_v2, whole genome shotgun sequence genome has a segment encoding these proteins:
- the LOC106822845 gene encoding olfactory receptor 6C2-like yields the protein MMRNQTISTFILLGPTDDPQMKVLIFIFLFFTYVLSVAGNLIVISLTFIDCHLRTAMYFFLQNFSFLEISFTTACIPRVLYNISTGDKIITYDACVVQIFFTYLFGITEFFLLAAMSFDRYVAICKPLHYVTIMNNRVCNRLIISCWMAGLLIIIPPLSLGLNLEFCGSKVIDHFFCDATPLLKISRSDTWFIERMILVCAVLTFIMTLVCVVLSYVYIITTILRFSSAQQRKKAFSTCSSHMIVVSITYGSCIFIYIKPSANEEVSLNKGVSQLVSSISPMLNPFIYTLRNKQVKKALNDSVKRIIFFLKK from the coding sequence ATGATGAGAAACCAGACAATATCAACATTCATCCTGTTGGGACCGACTGACGACCCTCAAATGAAAGTTCTaattttcatctttctattttttacctACGTGTTAAGTGTAGCTGGGAACCTGATCGTTATCTCCCTCACGTTCATAGATTGCCATCTTAGAACAGCCATGTACTTTTTTCTTCAAAACTTCTCTTTCTTAGAAATCTCATTCACAACTGCTTGTATTCCCAGAGTTTTGTACAACATATCAACTGGTGACAAAATCATTACCTATGATGCTTgtgttgttcaaatattttttacttacCTTTTTGGGAtaacagaattttttcttctagCCGCTATGTCCtttgaccgctatgtggccatctgcaaacccttGCATTATGTGACGATCATGAATAACAGAGTCTGCAATAGGCTTATCATCAGCTGTTGGATGGCTGGTTTGTTAATCATAATTCCTCCGCTTAGCCTTGGCCTCAATCTGGAATTCTGTGGCTCTAAGGTCATTGACCATTTTTTCTGCGATGCCACTCCTCTGTTAAAGATCTCACGTTCAGACACATGGTTCATAGAGCGAATGATTTTAGTGTGCGCTGTGTTGACTTTTATCATGACCCTTGTGTGTGTTGTTCTCTCCTACGTTTATATCATCACGACAATTCTAAGATTttcttctgctcagcaaaggaaaaaagcctTTTCTACCTGTTCTTCCCACATGATTGTGGTTTCCATCACCTATGGCAGCTGCATCTTTATCTATATCAAACCTTCAGCAAATGAAGAAGTGTCTCTTAATAAAGGAGTTTCCCAGCTCGTTTCTTCTATTTCACCTATGTTGAACCCATTTATTTATACCCTAAGAAACAAGCAAGTGAAGAAAGCCTTGAATGACTCAGTCAAAAGGATTATCTTCTTCTTAAAAAAGTAA